A single Arachidicoccus sp. BS20 DNA region contains:
- the mgtE gene encoding magnesium transporter: MSEETEELEQNLIDAQFELLLHEGDKEKLQEFLNEQNISDVVELIDRYPEEASEIISNMAIHRASSVFKLLDLSVQKDVIHGLKTFKTAELLNDLSPDDRIDFLQELPKSVLRDLIKLLNQDELKVTLRMLGYPEDSVGRLMTPDYIYVYETDSVADTFRVIRKNGKNTETIDVIYVINKKGELVDDFRIRDLILAAPDTKISDIMDGRIISLNVNDDQEKASQIFRMNNRVALPVTDDNDILLGIVTIDDILWVTNEEFSEDMQKMGGTEALDEPYLDTPFFKLIRKRAPWLIILFLSEMLTTTAMTYFSDELSKATVLALFIPLVMSSGGNSGSQASTLIIQAMAVGDVTLKDWWRIMRREILSGLMLGLILGIIGFSRVSLWQWFHDIGIMNFTYGTHWLLIGITIGFSLIGIILWGSLAGSMLPILLKKLGADPAASSAPFVATLVDVTGIVIYFSTAYLVLGNLLQSGALNH, translated from the coding sequence ATGTCAGAAGAAACAGAAGAATTGGAACAAAACCTGATAGATGCTCAATTTGAATTATTGCTTCACGAAGGCGATAAGGAAAAGTTGCAGGAGTTTCTGAACGAACAGAATATCAGCGATGTGGTGGAGCTTATCGACCGTTATCCCGAAGAAGCTTCGGAAATAATCTCGAATATGGCTATTCACAGGGCTTCCAGCGTTTTTAAGCTGTTGGATTTGTCTGTCCAAAAGGATGTAATTCATGGCTTGAAAACATTTAAAACGGCTGAATTGCTGAACGACTTATCGCCGGACGACCGTATTGATTTTTTACAGGAATTGCCCAAAAGTGTACTGCGGGATTTGATAAAATTACTTAATCAGGACGAGCTGAAAGTTACCTTGCGAATGCTTGGTTATCCCGAAGACAGCGTTGGTCGTTTGATGACACCCGATTATATTTATGTGTACGAAACCGATTCGGTTGCCGACACATTCCGCGTGATTCGCAAAAACGGAAAGAACACTGAAACAATTGACGTAATTTATGTTATTAATAAAAAAGGAGAATTAGTCGATGACTTCCGAATCCGTGATTTAATTCTTGCAGCGCCCGATACAAAAATCAGCGACATTATGGACGGAAGAATTATTTCGCTGAACGTAAATGACGACCAGGAAAAAGCTTCGCAGATTTTCAGAATGAATAACCGCGTGGCATTACCGGTTACAGACGATAATGATATTTTGCTCGGCATCGTAACTATCGATGATATTCTTTGGGTTACCAATGAGGAATTTAGTGAAGATATGCAAAAGATGGGCGGTACAGAAGCGTTGGACGAACCATATCTGGACACGCCGTTTTTCAAACTCATTCGCAAGCGCGCACCATGGTTAATCATTTTATTTTTAAGTGAAATGCTTACCACAACTGCGATGACTTATTTTTCCGATGAATTGAGTAAAGCAACTGTGCTTGCATTATTTATTCCGTTGGTTATGTCAAGTGGTGGAAACAGCGGTTCGCAGGCTTCAACGCTTATTATTCAGGCGATGGCGGTGGGCGATGTTACTTTGAAAGATTGGTGGCGCATCATGCGGAGGGAAATTCTAAGCGGTTTGATGCTTGGACTAATTCTTGGTATCATCGGGTTTTCCCGCGTCTCGCTGTGGCAATGGTTTCACGATATTGGAATTATGAATTTTACTTATGGAACACATTGGTTGCTGATTGGTATTACCATTGGATTTTCTCTCATTGGAATTATTCTTTGGGGTTCGCTTGCGGGTTCTATGTTGCCGATTCTTCTAAAGAAACTTGGCGCTGACCCTGCAGCTTCTTCCGCACCATTTGTAGCAACGCTGGTAGATGTTACAGGTATTGTTATTTATTTCAGCACGGCATATTTGGTGTTGGGAAATTTGTTGCAGTCAGGAGCATTGAATCATTAG
- a CDS encoding DUF6089 family protein, whose protein sequence is MMIKKYFIFLLIVCCCLQTKAQSFGEKTSIGFFGGVSKYEGSMPQTLTRGAAGINFRYEITDKLHIRFQFTATETGGGDSSLNNAANNGNDTRSQFYYFHTNINEFSLLPEYDFFNINAGAKFTPYIFAGIGYYNFKPYQIVENIRDNGTFRYQNVAMPKVENYSNWQMSIPLGIGIKYAISPNVILNAEGNYRFLTNPYIDNYSADKKNDKFYTFSLGISFRFSPIAAKESFGTGRRKRNCNCPPVY, encoded by the coding sequence ATGATGATAAAAAAATATTTTATTTTCTTGCTGATTGTTTGTTGTTGCCTTCAAACAAAAGCACAAAGTTTCGGCGAAAAAACGAGCATTGGATTTTTCGGTGGTGTATCGAAATACGAAGGCTCCATGCCGCAAACATTAACACGCGGCGCGGCAGGAATTAATTTCAGATATGAGATAACGGATAAGCTTCATATACGTTTTCAGTTTACAGCAACGGAAACGGGCGGCGGCGATTCTTCTTTAAACAATGCAGCCAACAATGGCAATGATACTCGCTCACAGTTTTATTATTTTCATACCAATATCAACGAATTTAGCCTGCTGCCGGAATATGACTTTTTCAACATTAATGCAGGTGCAAAGTTTACGCCTTATATTTTTGCAGGCATCGGATATTACAATTTTAAGCCTTACCAGATTGTGGAAAATATAAGAGATAACGGCACGTTCCGTTATCAAAATGTTGCCATGCCGAAAGTGGAAAATTACAGCAACTGGCAAATGAGCATTCCGCTTGGCATAGGCATCAAATATGCGATTTCTCCAAACGTAATTTTGAATGCAGAAGGAAATTATCGTTTCTTAACCAATCCGTACATAGACAATTATTCCGCCGACAAAAAGAATGATAAATTTTATACTTTTTCTTTGGGCATCAGCTTCAGATTCTCCCCTATTGCAGCCAAGGAAAGCTTTGGTACGGGCAGAAGAAAAAGAAATTGTAATTGTCCGCCGGTATATTAA
- a CDS encoding thioredoxin domain-containing protein, translated as MPNHLIKETSPYLLQHAHNPVDWYAWSDEALQKAKDENKPILVSIGYSACHWCHVMEKESFEDAETARLMNEYFINIKVDREERPDIDHIYMDAVQAMTGQGGWPLNVFLTPDRKPFYGGTYFPPKTYANRPSWKDVLYSIHVAFSEKNEDVFAQADNLIAHLQNANSFGVAKKEDDFFTEKSLQSATENLLKQADTVWGGFGAAPKFPQTFSIRFLLRDYYFSKNENALQQALLSLDKMICGGIYDQIGGGFARYSTDAKWFAPHFEKMLYDNALLLSVLSDAYKITKNIVYKRIIQETVQFLEREILDASGGFYSALDADSEGVEGKFYTWKKEEIDNILGDASKILCAAYNVKASDNWEDSNILWLPHDLNETAKQFSVSLEELENILQQSKEKLLAERNKRIRPNTDDKILLSWNALLITALCKAFGALDNEHYLRLAENCFSFLEKNMFDAQRNIWLHTWKNDEGKIDAFLDDYASLIDACIHLQEATGNVSYLQKAKTIAEFIIENFSDEAETFFYFTQKNQRDIVVRKKEIYDGATPSGNGVMANNLLYLSIVFDKPEWKERAIVMLQSLGNSIVRYPTSFGVWCDALQKIVRGVNEIAIVGKNAKTLSHQLFREFIPNKILMQSNNENNSYPLLKDKKVPADKTLIYLCKDYSCKQPVESVEDLLLQITLA; from the coding sequence ATGCCCAACCATTTAATTAAAGAAACAAGCCCGTATTTGTTGCAGCACGCGCACAATCCTGTCGATTGGTATGCGTGGAGCGACGAGGCTTTGCAAAAAGCGAAAGATGAAAACAAACCGATACTTGTGAGCATCGGTTATTCGGCGTGTCATTGGTGTCATGTGATGGAAAAAGAAAGTTTTGAAGATGCGGAAACAGCGCGGCTGATGAACGAATATTTTATCAATATAAAAGTGGATAGGGAAGAGCGACCGGACATTGACCACATTTATATGGATGCGGTGCAGGCGATGACGGGACAAGGCGGCTGGCCCCTGAATGTTTTTCTTACGCCGGACAGAAAACCGTTTTACGGCGGTACCTATTTTCCGCCGAAAACATACGCTAATCGACCTTCGTGGAAAGACGTTTTATATAGTATTCATGTGGCTTTCAGCGAAAAGAATGAAGATGTTTTTGCGCAGGCGGATAATTTAATTGCGCATCTGCAAAACGCCAACAGTTTTGGTGTTGCGAAAAAAGAAGATGATTTTTTTACGGAAAAATCATTGCAATCGGCAACGGAAAATTTATTAAAACAAGCCGATACAGTTTGGGGCGGATTTGGCGCTGCTCCTAAGTTTCCGCAAACATTTTCCATCCGGTTTTTGTTGCGCGATTATTATTTTTCAAAGAATGAAAATGCTTTGCAGCAAGCGTTGTTGAGTTTGGATAAAATGATTTGCGGTGGCATTTACGACCAAATTGGCGGCGGCTTTGCGCGTTACAGTACGGATGCGAAATGGTTTGCGCCACACTTTGAAAAAATGTTGTATGATAATGCTTTGCTGCTCTCGGTTTTATCGGATGCTTATAAAATAACTAAAAATATAGTTTATAAAAGAATTATTCAGGAAACAGTTCAATTTTTAGAAAGAGAAATACTCGATGCTTCGGGCGGATTTTATTCAGCATTGGATGCCGACAGCGAAGGCGTGGAAGGAAAGTTTTATACCTGGAAAAAAGAAGAAATTGATAATATTTTAGGCGATGCTTCCAAAATTCTTTGTGCGGCGTACAATGTGAAAGCAAGCGATAATTGGGAAGACTCGAACATTCTTTGGTTGCCGCACGATTTGAATGAAACGGCAAAACAATTCTCTGTTTCGTTGGAAGAACTGGAAAATATTTTACAACAATCCAAAGAAAAATTGTTGGCAGAAAGAAACAAAAGAATCCGCCCGAATACGGATGATAAAATTTTATTGAGTTGGAACGCTTTGCTGATAACCGCGCTGTGCAAGGCTTTTGGCGCGTTGGATAATGAACATTATTTGCGTTTGGCAGAAAACTGTTTTTCGTTTTTAGAGAAAAATATGTTTGATGCGCAGCGAAATATTTGGCTGCATACATGGAAAAACGATGAAGGAAAAATCGATGCTTTTCTGGACGATTATGCTTCGTTGATAGATGCGTGTATTCATTTGCAGGAAGCAACAGGCAATGTTTCTTATTTACAAAAAGCAAAAACAATTGCAGAATTTATAATAGAAAATTTCAGCGATGAAGCGGAAACGTTTTTTTATTTCACACAAAAAAATCAACGCGATATTGTGGTGCGCAAGAAAGAAATTTATGACGGCGCTACGCCTTCGGGCAACGGCGTGATGGCGAATAATTTGTTGTATTTGTCCATCGTTTTTGACAAGCCTGAATGGAAAGAAAGAGCGATTGTGATGCTGCAATCTTTGGGAAATTCCATTGTTCGTTATCCTACTTCTTTTGGTGTTTGGTGCGATGCGTTGCAGAAAATTGTTCGTGGTGTAAACGAAATTGCCATTGTGGGAAAAAACGCAAAAACCTTATCACATCAGCTTTTTCGCGAATTTATTCCGAATAAAATTTTGATGCAGTCGAATAACGAAAATAATAGTTATCCTTTATTAAAAGATAAAAAAGTGCCTGCGGATAAAACATTGATTTATTTATGTAAAGATTACAGTTGTAAGCAACCTGTGGAAAGTGTGGAAGATTTGTTGTTGCAAATTACGCTGGCTTAA
- a CDS encoding RapZ C-terminal domain-containing protein → MIEDKIKQTFATFSKQPISRIEKLPQSGSNRQYFRVFTDNEKTFIATVNNNEKENKTFIYFTLHFRKLNLPVPDIYAVSDDSLTYIQEDLGNESLSGMLEKYGHTDEVYAMFQKSLKQLARLQIEGHKGINYDMSLTAREFGKQAILSDLLYFKYYFLDTLELPYDKQALINEFEALAVFLTQTRYKYFMFRDFQSRNIMIKNDEVFFIDYQGGMNGALQYDVASLLWQAKANLSDEWKASLLDYYIDEINSILETPVDKDIFVNQYKGYVLIRLLQVLGAYGFRGLFERKAHFLTSIPLALKNLRWFVTNRSLGIELPEFEKMLRIIVDDKIVQRFSPPQANETTPLVIEVNSFSYKKGIPKDTSDNGGGFVFDCRGILNPGRIDEYKTLSGMDKPVQDFLEQHTSMNKFLNSVFDLVDISVENYLSRDFHHLQINFGCTGGQHRSVFAAAQTARHLRNKYKVNVVLNHTNEANWVKGLSH, encoded by the coding sequence ATGATTGAAGACAAGATTAAACAAACCTTTGCTACATTCAGCAAACAACCGATTAGCAGAATTGAGAAGTTGCCGCAAAGCGGCAGCAACCGGCAATATTTCCGTGTTTTTACCGATAATGAAAAAACGTTTATCGCTACCGTAAACAACAACGAAAAAGAAAATAAAACCTTTATTTATTTTACGCTGCATTTCAGGAAGCTGAATCTTCCCGTGCCTGATATTTACGCGGTTTCGGACGATTCACTGACTTATATCCAGGAAGATTTGGGGAACGAATCTTTGTCGGGAATGTTAGAAAAATATGGTCATACCGATGAAGTCTATGCCATGTTTCAAAAGAGCTTGAAACAGTTGGCACGCCTGCAAATTGAAGGGCACAAAGGCATCAATTACGATATGTCTTTGACGGCGCGCGAGTTTGGCAAACAAGCGATTTTGAGCGATTTGTTGTACTTCAAATATTATTTTCTCGACACATTGGAATTGCCATACGACAAGCAAGCGTTAATCAACGAGTTTGAAGCGCTGGCGGTTTTTCTCACGCAAACGCGCTACAAATATTTCATGTTCCGCGACTTTCAAAGCAGGAACATAATGATTAAAAACGACGAAGTCTTTTTCATCGATTATCAAGGCGGCATGAACGGCGCGCTGCAATACGACGTGGCGTCTTTGCTGTGGCAAGCCAAAGCAAACCTGAGCGATGAATGGAAAGCATCGCTGCTGGATTATTATATTGATGAAATCAACAGCATTCTTGAAACGCCGGTGGACAAAGATATTTTTGTGAATCAATACAAAGGTTACGTGCTGATTCGTTTGCTGCAAGTGCTGGGCGCGTACGGCTTTCGCGGCTTGTTTGAACGCAAAGCGCATTTCCTCACGAGCATTCCGCTGGCGCTGAAAAATTTGCGTTGGTTCGTAACCAATCGCTCGCTCGGCATTGAACTGCCGGAGTTTGAGAAGATGCTGCGCATTATTGTGGATGATAAAATTGTGCAGCGTTTTTCGCCGCCGCAGGCAAACGAAACTACACCTTTAGTTATCGAAGTAAATAGTTTCTCTTACAAAAAAGGCATCCCGAAAGATACAAGCGACAACGGCGGCGGATTTGTATTTGATTGCCGGGGAATTTTAAATCCCGGAAGAATTGATGAATACAAAACTTTGTCAGGCATGGACAAACCCGTGCAGGATTTTTTGGAGCAACACACTTCGATGAACAAATTTCTCAACAGCGTTTTTGACTTGGTGGATATTTCTGTTGAGAATTATTTAAGCCGCGATTTTCATCATTTACAAATCAATTTCGGATGCACGGGCGGTCAGCATCGCAGCGTTTTTGCCGCCGCACAAACGGCAAGGCATTTACGCAATAAATACAAGGTAAATGTGGTACTGAACCACACGAACGAAGCGAATTGGGTAAAAGGTTTGAGCCACTAA
- a CDS encoding nucleotidyltransferase family protein, with protein sequence MKAMLLAAGLGTRLKPWTDKHPKALAIVNHKSLLQHNIEYLQQYGIKDVIVNVHHFADQIIEAIHQSNGWNSNITISDETNEVLETGGGLKKANWYFKDEENFLLMNVDILTDLNLYDLIQQHQQANNLATLAVSNRTSSRYFLFDENKNLCGWENVNTGERKITRNAETMTQLAFSGIHCISTKIFPLIKQQGKFSMVDVYLDLSKEHNIGYYNHSDSKFIDVGKPESIAKAEVLFP encoded by the coding sequence ATGAAAGCAATGTTACTCGCCGCAGGTCTCGGCACTCGGCTGAAACCCTGGACTGACAAGCATCCCAAAGCATTGGCTATTGTCAATCACAAATCTTTATTGCAACACAATATTGAATATTTACAACAATACGGCATTAAAGACGTGATTGTAAATGTGCATCATTTTGCTGACCAAATTATTGAGGCAATTCATCAAAGCAACGGTTGGAATTCTAACATTACCATTTCCGATGAAACCAATGAAGTGCTGGAAACAGGGGGCGGTTTGAAAAAAGCAAATTGGTATTTTAAAGATGAAGAAAATTTCTTGTTGATGAATGTGGATATTCTCACAGATTTGAATTTGTACGATTTGATACAACAACATCAACAGGCAAATAATCTCGCAACGCTTGCTGTAAGCAACCGTACATCTTCGCGCTATTTTTTGTTTGATGAAAACAAAAACCTTTGCGGTTGGGAAAATGTAAACACAGGCGAACGAAAAATTACCCGAAACGCTGAAACTATGACGCAGCTTGCATTTAGCGGCATTCATTGTATCAGCACAAAAATTTTTCCGTTAATAAAACAGCAAGGGAAATTCTCAATGGTAGATGTTTATTTGGATTTATCCAAAGAGCATAATATCGGTTATTACAATCATTCCGACAGTAAATTTATTGATGTAGGTAAGCCGGAAAGTATTGCAAAAGCGGAAGTGTTGTTTCCATAA
- a CDS encoding M56 family metallopeptidase, translating to MTIFFQYLLRLSISFAVMYLFYALVLRRLTFYNHNRWYLLGYSVLCFFIPLINIASFSSVPRQSEATIMNTSVVRMIPNITFTGTPETHTVRAFDAEQLIVWIFFAGIVIMLLRLLFQLFSYKKLARSAKIISDENAVKLYQIDEEIVPFSFGNSIFINRDLHDENALREILQHEFVHVKQKHTLDILWGEILCIINWYNPFVWLIRKAIRENLEFIADDKVVQSGINKQQYQYLLLRVMGNNNFSITNNFNFSSLKKRIAMMNKIKTAKIHLLKFLFLIPLLGILLVSFRDVIKTSRNAGTITVSGIVVNENLQPLSNVSVEDNINHAKVMTDKNGYYSFKIQPNKNDKYKTLLKFTKTGFENFTTSSYLPSIKNGFIVANIGLRKLNVINANGSVFPFASWGKDYNHSISYNEMLQQLKHSVDEFKKDDKMDKIETSEDSLEKLEDSIEKKNNNKGIITVSRQINLAGLVVDAETKTGIAFAKIYDNKNHFLGESDKNGYFKISIDYNKEGEIQFALNLSASGYKKFRDKEHWGDLRNPKTCIYFGLQKIGSHAEAFSQLGNNDDLNYETVSTEFSNLKKEIDAQDLLKEKIAKAQKGNENVLINIGNDLYLTDNSGWIKINSLNDVIAVNENQYVTADQINSVIKRKDIKFMSPLDKGLKAQYEIDTKKIKDNGKHKSAVNRNDSLVFVEGSLLVFNSDNKNKSKPDITITADTIVLKNHKF from the coding sequence ATGACCATCTTTTTTCAATACCTGCTTCGGCTGTCCATCAGTTTTGCGGTTATGTATTTGTTTTACGCACTTGTATTGCGCAGGCTCACGTTTTACAATCACAACCGTTGGTATTTGTTAGGATATTCTGTGTTGTGCTTTTTCATTCCGTTAATCAATATTGCATCGTTTTCTTCTGTGCCGCGACAAAGCGAAGCAACGATTATGAACACATCTGTTGTGCGTATGATTCCGAATATTACATTCACCGGAACACCTGAAACGCATACAGTGCGTGCATTTGACGCAGAGCAACTCATTGTGTGGATATTTTTTGCGGGCATTGTTATTATGTTGTTGCGGTTGTTGTTTCAATTATTTTCTTACAAAAAATTAGCGCGCAGCGCAAAAATTATTTCTGACGAAAACGCTGTAAAATTGTATCAAATAGATGAAGAGATTGTGCCTTTTTCTTTCGGCAATTCCATTTTTATCAACCGGGATTTGCACGATGAAAATGCTTTGCGGGAAATTTTACAACACGAATTTGTTCATGTAAAACAAAAGCACACGCTCGATATTTTGTGGGGCGAAATTTTGTGTATCATTAATTGGTACAATCCTTTTGTGTGGTTGATTCGCAAAGCCATTCGCGAAAACCTTGAATTTATTGCCGACGACAAAGTGGTGCAAAGCGGCATCAACAAGCAACAATATCAATATTTGTTGCTGCGCGTGATGGGCAACAATAATTTTTCCATTACCAACAATTTCAATTTTTCTTCACTTAAAAAACGTATCGCTATGATGAACAAAATAAAGACAGCAAAGATTCATTTGCTTAAATTTTTATTCCTGATTCCTTTGTTGGGAATACTGTTGGTTTCTTTTAGAGATGTGATTAAAACAAGCCGAAATGCAGGCACAATCACAGTTTCAGGCATTGTGGTAAATGAAAATCTACAACCTTTAAGCAATGTATCGGTTGAAGATAATATCAATCATGCTAAAGTAATGACAGACAAAAACGGATACTATTCATTTAAAATACAACCAAACAAAAATGACAAATACAAAACGTTATTAAAATTTACAAAGACGGGGTTTGAGAATTTTACTACATCTTCTTATTTACCTTCGATTAAAAACGGGTTCATTGTTGCTAATATCGGATTAAGAAAATTGAATGTAATTAACGCGAATGGTTCTGTATTTCCTTTTGCTTCATGGGGTAAAGATTATAATCATTCGATTAGTTATAACGAAATGTTGCAGCAATTAAAGCACTCTGTTGATGAGTTTAAAAAAGATGATAAGATGGATAAGATAGAAACTTCGGAAGATAGCCTTGAAAAGTTAGAAGATAGTATTGAAAAGAAAAATAATAATAAAGGCATAATCACGGTTTCGAGACAGATAAATCTTGCGGGCTTAGTCGTTGATGCTGAAACAAAGACAGGCATTGCGTTTGCTAAAATTTATGATAACAAAAATCATTTTTTAGGCGAAAGCGATAAAAACGGATATTTCAAAATCAGTATTGATTATAACAAGGAGGGAGAAATACAATTTGCACTAAATCTTTCTGCAAGTGGCTATAAAAAATTTAGGGACAAAGAACATTGGGGCGATTTGAGAAACCCTAAAACTTGCATCTATTTTGGATTGCAAAAAATCGGCTCTCATGCTGAAGCATTTTCTCAGCTGGGTAATAACGATGATTTGAACTATGAAACTGTATCTACAGAATTTTCAAATTTGAAAAAAGAAATTGACGCACAAGATTTACTCAAAGAGAAAATAGCCAAAGCACAAAAAGGGAATGAAAATGTGTTAATCAATATCGGAAATGATTTGTATCTAACAGACAATTCGGGTTGGATAAAAATAAATTCTTTGAATGATGTTATTGCTGTAAATGAAAATCAATACGTTACTGCCGACCAGATTAATTCTGTTATAAAAAGAAAAGATATAAAATTTATGTCGCCTTTGGATAAAGGATTGAAAGCGCAATACGAAATTGATACGAAAAAAATCAAAGATAATGGTAAGCATAAGTCGGCTGTGAATAGAAATGATTCGCTTGTTTTTGTAGAAGGCTCTTTACTTGTTTTTAATAGCGATAACAAGAATAAATCAAAACCGGATATCACGATTACAGCCGATACAATTGTTTTAAAGAACCATAAATTTTAG
- a CDS encoding BlaI/MecI/CopY family transcriptional regulator: MNKLTIQEEEALQAVFKIGEGNVKSILDAMDGDVPYTTAASTVKNLEKKGFLKSRMIGNTYLYKPAISHAEFKKKFVGNVVKNHFSNSYKELVAFFVEQKKLSASELKEVLKMIEKGK, encoded by the coding sequence GTGAACAAGCTTACAATTCAGGAAGAAGAAGCATTGCAGGCAGTTTTTAAAATAGGAGAGGGAAATGTAAAATCCATTCTCGATGCTATGGACGGCGATGTTCCTTATACAACAGCAGCTTCCACCGTTAAAAATTTGGAGAAGAAAGGTTTCTTAAAAAGCCGCATGATTGGCAATACTTATTTGTATAAGCCTGCCATCAGTCATGCAGAATTTAAAAAGAAATTCGTTGGCAATGTGGTAAAAAATCATTTTTCCAATTCGTACAAAGAACTCGTTGCGTTTTTTGTGGAGCAAAAAAAATTATCTGCAAGCGAGTTGAAAGAAGTATTGAAGATGATTGAAAAAGGGAAATGA
- a CDS encoding T9SS type A sorting domain-containing protein — protein sequence MQQTLLLSFRMLQPVLKKIPALVFTVLASNALNAQTTVFQQDFSNGLLSAAVNGIGGYDATQDPESAISASGITDLKFEESGTNVETIQTNSLTDAANGNCLLVKFDFTLNTVTHGTSSGNSIVFGLGNNPTTRSSISSSKMYAYFGFGTSAVQSKNTQITPVDIANTVTSTTTVDASSAVTIRWYVNNSSSSVSYQAPDGTAHTIAPDNWDLWLDNTQALNGIAANNATGNVITSFKISTGSGYQSSFDVNNLSISTVASASATPITLSSFAVSKNKGALLQWTTASEINSSKFNIEKSTDGKSFTTIATVMAQNKLSGASYSYTDQTYTGGTAYYKLAMEDIDGTIKESAVKSITREKPVSLKYTLIKDKVEFSNMTGNVEIRIINIAGTQVAHQIVSADMPSINVSDLPAGIYFIQISGNGISQKGLKFVKK from the coding sequence ATGCAACAAACACTACTCCTGAGTTTTCGTATGCTCCAACCTGTGCTTAAAAAAATACCCGCATTAGTATTTACTGTATTGGCAAGCAATGCGCTGAATGCACAAACAACAGTTTTTCAACAGGACTTTTCCAATGGTCTTTTAAGCGCTGCGGTAAACGGCATTGGCGGCTATGACGCAACCCAAGACCCGGAAAGCGCCATTTCAGCATCCGGCATTACAGACCTTAAATTTGAAGAATCGGGCACAAACGTGGAGACGATACAAACCAACAGTCTTACCGATGCTGCCAACGGCAATTGCCTGCTGGTAAAATTTGATTTCACATTAAATACTGTAACGCATGGTACATCGAGTGGCAATAGCATTGTTTTCGGCTTGGGTAACAATCCTACAACGCGCTCGTCTATTTCTTCATCCAAGATGTACGCCTACTTTGGCTTTGGAACAAGCGCAGTACAATCCAAGAACACGCAAATAACGCCGGTGGATATTGCAAATACTGTTACAAGCACTACAACTGTAGATGCCTCTTCTGCCGTTACCATTCGGTGGTATGTCAATAACAGCAGTTCCTCTGTAAGCTATCAGGCGCCCGATGGCACGGCACACACCATAGCGCCGGACAATTGGGACTTGTGGCTCGACAATACGCAAGCGCTTAACGGTATAGCTGCAAATAATGCAACCGGCAACGTAATTACTTCTTTCAAAATATCGACGGGTTCGGGATACCAATCTTCTTTTGACGTAAATAATCTGTCTATCAGTACCGTTGCCTCAGCCTCTGCCACTCCTATTACATTGTCATCATTTGCAGTATCTAAGAATAAAGGAGCGTTATTGCAATGGACAACTGCAAGCGAAATTAACAGCAGCAAATTCAATATTGAAAAAAGTACAGACGGCAAGTCTTTCACAACTATTGCTACTGTTATGGCGCAGAACAAATTGTCCGGCGCAAGCTATAGCTATACCGACCAAACCTATACCGGCGGAACAGCTTATTACAAACTGGCAATGGAGGATATTGACGGTACAATTAAAGAAAGCGCTGTAAAATCAATCACGCGCGAAAAGCCGGTTTCATTAAAATATACTCTCATCAAAGATAAAGTTGAGTTTAGTAATATGACCGGAAATGTAGAAATCCGCATTATCAATATTGCGGGCACTCAAGTAGCGCATCAAATCGTCTCTGCCGATATGCCAAGTATTAATGTTTCGGATTTGCCGGCAGGCATTTATTTCATTCAAATATCCGGAAACGGCATCAGTCAGAAAGGATTAAAATTTGTAAAAAAATAA